In one Thermanaerovibrio velox DSM 12556 genomic region, the following are encoded:
- a CDS encoding 2Fe-2S iron-sulfur cluster-binding protein, protein MYAFKVNGVEYREERDKNLLEYLRKDLGITSAKEGCGEGACGTCMVLVDGKKYRACVLKLSQVDRKEVITVEGLSEREKQVYTWAFGATGAVQCGFCIPGMVISAKALLDQNLNPTRKEIKEAIRGNICRCTGYVKIEDAIEKAAWAFRENYVPVEEDRAWKIGEAMPRVDAKDKVLGVAKFVDDLSLPGMLYGAVLRSPVPRGLVKKIDVSEARAMEGVEAVITWKDIPGKRIIGHLVQDWPVLVAEGEETRYVGDALALVVAKDVHIARDAVKRIKVDIEELKPILTPEEALAPDAPKIHPWGNTVEVKTHVKRGNVDEALAKSAHVVTRVYQTQRVDHAFMEPESALAEVVEDGIVVYTGGQGVYDENRQISAMLGIPADKVRCITAMVGGGFGGQGGHVGAASCGPHGLDNQEAG, encoded by the coding sequence ATGTACGCGTTCAAGGTCAACGGTGTTGAGTACCGGGAGGAGAGGGACAAGAACCTTCTTGAGTACCTGAGGAAGGATCTTGGCATAACCTCTGCCAAGGAGGGTTGCGGTGAGGGTGCCTGTGGAACCTGCATGGTCCTGGTGGATGGCAAGAAGTACCGGGCCTGTGTGCTGAAGCTCTCTCAGGTGGACCGCAAGGAGGTAATAACCGTAGAGGGCCTCTCGGAGAGGGAGAAGCAGGTTTACACCTGGGCCTTCGGTGCCACCGGAGCGGTTCAGTGCGGGTTCTGCATACCTGGCATGGTCATAAGCGCCAAGGCCCTTCTGGATCAGAACCTTAACCCCACCAGGAAGGAGATAAAGGAGGCCATCCGGGGCAACATCTGCCGCTGCACCGGTTACGTGAAGATAGAGGACGCCATAGAGAAGGCCGCCTGGGCCTTCCGGGAGAACTACGTCCCGGTCGAGGAGGACCGGGCCTGGAAGATCGGGGAGGCCATGCCCAGGGTTGACGCCAAGGATAAGGTGCTTGGGGTTGCCAAGTTCGTGGATGACCTATCCCTGCCGGGCATGCTTTACGGGGCGGTTCTCCGCTCTCCGGTCCCCAGGGGATTGGTTAAGAAGATCGACGTCTCCGAGGCCAGGGCCATGGAGGGCGTGGAGGCGGTGATCACCTGGAAGGACATACCGGGCAAGCGGATCATAGGGCACCTGGTTCAGGATTGGCCTGTCCTCGTGGCGGAGGGGGAGGAGACCCGGTACGTGGGGGATGCCTTGGCGCTGGTGGTTGCCAAGGACGTTCACATCGCCCGGGATGCGGTGAAGCGCATAAAGGTGGACATCGAGGAGCTCAAGCCGATTCTCACCCCCGAGGAGGCGCTGGCGCCGGACGCCCCTAAGATTCATCCCTGGGGTAACACCGTGGAGGTCAAGACCCACGTGAAGAGGGGCAACGTGGACGAGGCGCTTGCCAAGTCCGCCCACGTGGTGACCAGGGTCTATCAGACCCAGCGGGTTGATCACGCCTTCATGGAGCCCGAGTCCGCCTTGGCTGAGGTGGTGGAGGACGGGATAGTGGTTTACACCGGAGGGCAGGGGGTTTACGACGAGAACCGTCAGATAAGCGCCATGCTCGGCATCCCGGCTGACAAGGTCCGGTGTATCACCGCCATGGTGGGCGGCGGCTTCGGGGGGCAAGGAGGACATGTCGGTGCAGCATCATGCGGCCCTCATGGCCTGGATAACCAAGAAGCCGGTTAA
- a CDS encoding DUF502 domain-containing protein, with protein sequence MSSYDGSSRSRERGLRRFMLRVRLFLTAGAKTFGTGLMVFFPLIVTFLVLNFVFKSVESLFVWLFGLTNSVEATAGIMLFTVSLVFYGGYKIRRQEKWFMTRVDRFLAALPMVGAWYKVMRDLVDRLTNKDSKEMYLGVVEVPVGDGHVLAFVTKREVWKDGRVMLTLFMPTSPNPTSGIVLFFPEDKVKKSDLPAEAAFSRIISLGIK encoded by the coding sequence TTGTCTTCGTACGACGGCAGCTCAAGGTCGAGGGAAAGAGGGCTTCGTCGGTTTATGCTCAGGGTGAGGCTTTTCCTGACTGCGGGGGCCAAGACCTTTGGGACTGGTCTTATGGTTTTCTTCCCGCTGATAGTCACGTTTCTCGTTTTGAACTTCGTTTTTAAGTCGGTGGAATCCCTTTTCGTGTGGTTGTTCGGTCTTACCAATTCGGTGGAGGCCACGGCGGGGATAATGCTCTTCACCGTTTCCCTGGTGTTTTACGGTGGGTACAAGATAAGACGCCAGGAGAAGTGGTTCATGACCAGGGTGGATCGTTTTCTTGCGGCCCTTCCCATGGTGGGGGCTTGGTACAAGGTGATGAGGGATTTGGTGGATCGGTTAACGAACAAGGATTCCAAGGAGATGTACCTTGGGGTTGTGGAGGTTCCAGTTGGGGATGGGCATGTGCTTGCCTTTGTCACCAAGAGGGAGGTGTGGAAGGACGGGAGGGTGATGCTCACGTTGTTCATGCCAACAAGTCCTAATCCCACGTCTGGCATAGTATTGTTCTTCCCGGAGGACAAGGTCAAGAAGTCCGATCTGCCGGCGGAGGCGGCGTTCTCAAGGATAATATCCTTGGGGATTAAGTAG
- a CDS encoding lysophospholipid acyltransferase family protein, with translation MKNLFYALTRCALWIYFKLYHRLTVEGIENIPSVNVIVAPNHCSYLDPPAVGTAFPRRLTSIAWEGLFKSRFFSMIITALGAVKVSHQDAKKAAAVLKLSIELLRSGHDLMIFPEGQRSPTGELMPLEGGVALMALKANRPIVPVVIKGSFEALPTHLRFPRPKKITIRFLPPIWPPSDDSKDPKTIREEILRKLEEALRAGA, from the coding sequence TTGAAAAACCTGTTCTACGCCCTAACCAGATGCGCCCTTTGGATATACTTCAAGCTCTACCACCGCCTCACCGTGGAGGGAATAGAGAACATACCATCCGTTAACGTCATCGTAGCCCCAAACCACTGCAGCTACCTAGATCCCCCCGCCGTTGGAACAGCCTTCCCGAGAAGACTCACGTCCATCGCCTGGGAGGGACTCTTCAAATCCCGGTTCTTCTCCATGATAATAACCGCCCTGGGGGCCGTAAAGGTGTCCCACCAGGACGCCAAGAAAGCCGCGGCGGTGCTTAAGCTCAGCATAGAACTCCTAAGATCAGGACATGACCTCATGATCTTCCCGGAGGGACAGCGCAGCCCCACCGGCGAGCTGATGCCCCTGGAAGGCGGGGTTGCACTGATGGCCCTCAAGGCAAACCGCCCCATAGTCCCCGTGGTCATAAAGGGCTCCTTCGAGGCCCTGCCCACTCACCTAAGATTCCCGCGGCCAAAGAAGATAACCATACGATTCCTGCCCCCCATATGGCCCCCATCCGATGATTCAAAGGACCCCAAGACAATCCGGGAGGAGATCCTAAGGAAGCTGGAAGAAGCACTGAGGGCCGGGGCATAA
- a CDS encoding FAD binding domain-containing protein, with protein MKIQMTVNGKVREADVHPLRPLLRVLREDLELTGTKEGCGEGECGACSVIMDGLLVNACCVPAMQAAGSEILTIEGLGSEESPDELQKAFVEQGAVHCGFCTPGMIMASRALLEENQQPTLEEIKVALSGNLCRCTGYERIYKAVDQAVRLGYTRTFKPRKSLCESLEPRFSGEEEGRFFSPKSLSEALDILSKHGDCKILAGATDILPDIKNGKGEPQKVIDLFRVKELHGIELEGQVIRIKACTTNGEIIRSSVAREYLPALVEASARSGAPAIQNRATVGGNLANASGAADLPVILLALDAKVRLASAKGMRTMTLKEFMPSYRKNACEAGEILESIEIPVPPKGAVQRYFKRGSRKALTLSRVSLAMYLEEENGVVKTFRLAAGSMSPLPMRLTKTEEAVVGKDLKTATELAASGAYDEVNPRKSPSYRKRITSNLVRRFFDELSAR; from the coding sequence ATGAAGATACAGATGACCGTTAACGGGAAGGTTAGGGAGGCGGATGTCCATCCCCTTAGGCCTCTTTTGAGGGTTCTCAGGGAGGACCTGGAGCTCACCGGTACCAAGGAGGGCTGCGGAGAGGGCGAATGCGGGGCCTGTTCGGTGATCATGGACGGTCTTCTGGTAAACGCCTGCTGCGTGCCCGCCATGCAGGCGGCGGGAAGCGAGATACTGACCATCGAGGGTCTGGGCAGTGAGGAGAGCCCCGACGAGCTCCAGAAGGCCTTTGTGGAGCAGGGGGCGGTCCACTGCGGCTTCTGCACCCCCGGCATGATAATGGCCTCCCGGGCGCTGTTGGAGGAGAATCAGCAGCCCACCCTGGAGGAGATCAAGGTGGCCCTTTCCGGCAACCTCTGCCGCTGCACCGGTTACGAGAGGATATACAAGGCGGTGGACCAGGCGGTGCGCCTTGGGTACACGAGGACCTTCAAGCCCAGGAAGAGCCTTTGTGAGTCCCTGGAGCCCCGGTTCAGCGGGGAAGAGGAGGGAAGGTTCTTCTCGCCCAAGAGCCTTTCCGAGGCCCTGGATATCCTGTCCAAGCACGGGGACTGCAAGATCCTGGCGGGGGCTACGGACATACTGCCGGACATCAAGAACGGCAAGGGAGAGCCCCAGAAAGTGATCGACCTCTTCAGGGTTAAGGAGCTTCACGGCATAGAGCTGGAGGGGCAGGTGATAAGGATCAAGGCCTGCACCACCAACGGGGAGATAATAAGGAGTTCCGTGGCCAGGGAGTACCTGCCGGCGTTGGTGGAGGCTTCCGCCAGGAGCGGTGCTCCTGCGATTCAGAACAGGGCCACCGTGGGGGGCAACCTGGCCAATGCCTCCGGTGCGGCGGACCTGCCGGTGATACTCTTGGCCTTGGACGCCAAGGTGCGCCTTGCCTCCGCCAAGGGGATGAGGACCATGACGCTCAAGGAGTTCATGCCCAGCTACCGGAAGAACGCCTGTGAGGCGGGGGAGATACTCGAATCCATCGAGATCCCGGTGCCTCCCAAGGGGGCGGTCCAGCGGTACTTCAAGCGTGGATCCAGGAAGGCCCTTACCCTCTCCCGGGTGAGCTTGGCCATGTACCTTGAGGAGGAGAACGGGGTGGTGAAGACCTTCCGTTTGGCAGCGGGCAGCATGTCTCCGCTTCCCATGAGGCTCACGAAGACCGAGGAGGCGGTTGTGGGCAAGGACCTCAAGACTGCGACGGAGCTGGCCGCCTCTGGGGCTTACGACGAGGTGAACCCCAGGAAGAGCCCCTCCTACCGGAAGAGGATAACCTCCAACCTGGTGAGGCGCTTCTTCGACGAGCTGTCCGCCCGCTAG
- a CDS encoding molybdopterin cofactor-binding domain-containing protein, with product MQHHAALMAWITKKPVKLTMTREESLRVHPKRHPMRIEITSGCDEQGRLTAHRIRITSDTGAYTSLGGPVLQRACTHAGGPYVVPNIDIEGIGVYTNNPPCGAFRGFGVTQSAFAVEGNMNLLAEKVGISYWEIRWRNAIEPGAVMSNGQIAGPDVCFKETLLAAKEAFESSPYAGIACGMKNSGLGVGVPDVSRVRLEVRGGKVQIYTSAACMGQGIATMTTQIVSHVTGIPVSKIQHMPADTKLTPDAGTSTASRQTVFTGEATRRCAELLRQDLLDAGSLEALEGKDYYQEFDFKSDPMGSDKPNPVSHIAYGYATHVAILDEEGRLVKYVACHDSGQPINIKSMEGQIEGGIVMGMGYALTEEFPTPGGYPVKKYGTLGLWRAPEVPPIEVKLCYAQGGDVAFGAKGVGEISLVPPRPRHRSGLQAV from the coding sequence GTGCAGCATCATGCGGCCCTCATGGCCTGGATAACCAAGAAGCCGGTTAAGCTCACCATGACCCGGGAGGAGAGCTTGCGGGTTCATCCCAAGCGGCACCCCATGAGGATAGAGATCACCTCCGGCTGTGACGAGCAGGGACGTCTCACCGCCCACAGGATAAGGATAACCTCCGACACAGGGGCTTACACGTCCCTTGGGGGGCCGGTCCTTCAGAGGGCCTGCACCCACGCGGGAGGTCCCTATGTGGTGCCCAACATAGACATAGAGGGCATCGGTGTTTACACCAACAACCCCCCCTGCGGAGCCTTCCGGGGTTTCGGTGTGACCCAGTCCGCCTTTGCGGTGGAGGGCAACATGAACCTGCTGGCCGAGAAGGTGGGCATATCCTACTGGGAGATCCGTTGGCGTAACGCCATAGAGCCCGGTGCGGTGATGAGCAACGGGCAGATCGCGGGCCCCGACGTGTGCTTTAAGGAGACCCTCTTGGCCGCCAAGGAGGCCTTTGAGTCCAGTCCCTACGCGGGCATAGCCTGTGGGATGAAGAACAGCGGTCTTGGGGTTGGGGTTCCCGACGTCTCCCGGGTACGGTTGGAGGTCAGGGGTGGCAAGGTGCAGATATACACCAGCGCCGCGTGCATGGGTCAGGGCATAGCCACCATGACCACCCAGATCGTGAGCCACGTGACGGGCATACCGGTGTCCAAGATCCAGCACATGCCGGCGGACACGAAGCTCACCCCCGATGCGGGCACCAGCACCGCCTCCAGGCAGACGGTTTTCACCGGGGAGGCCACCAGGCGCTGTGCGGAGCTTCTCCGCCAGGACCTGCTGGATGCGGGCTCCCTTGAGGCCCTGGAGGGGAAGGACTACTACCAGGAGTTCGACTTCAAGAGCGATCCCATGGGATCCGACAAGCCGAACCCGGTGAGCCACATAGCCTACGGTTACGCCACCCATGTGGCCATTTTGGATGAGGAGGGCAGGCTGGTTAAGTACGTGGCCTGCCACGACTCGGGACAGCCCATAAACATCAAGTCCATGGAGGGACAGATAGAGGGTGGCATAGTGATGGGCATGGGTTACGCCCTCACGGAGGAGTTCCCAACCCCCGGCGGCTACCCGGTCAAGAAGTACGGTACCCTGGGGCTTTGGAGGGCTCCGGAGGTGCCTCCCATCGAGGTGAAGCTCTGCTATGCCCAGGGAGGGGATGTGGCCTTCGGCGCGAAGGGAGTGGGCGAGATATCCCTGGTGCCTCCTCGCCCCCGCCATCGCTCTGGCTTACAAGCGGTTTGA
- the hydA gene encoding dihydropyrimidinase — MGIVLKGGLVASPSGAARMDLRIEGEQVHSLGFDLEREGDEVVDCGGMLILPGGVDPHTHFDLPAGDFRTADDFKSGTMAALAGGTTTIIDYATQFKGESLRQGIEEWHRLSRGKCHCDYGFHLAVTDWNDEVERELPQVVKGGIPSFKMYMAYKGLLQLDDGSIMRMMELLRDLGGVLCLHCENGDLVSSMGERLAREGRLSPRYHPLSRPSFVESEAVFRALTMAEAVQAPLYVVHVSSAKSMEHIRAFKERGNQVWAETCVQYLTLDEGRYLLPDGDASAYVCSPPLRSRGDVEALWMDLEGGYVDVVATDHCSFNLIGHKDRGLKDFRRIPNGLPGVEHRLSILYSEGVEGGRISLGTFVNVVSTSPAKIFGLYPRKGILLPGSDADVVVFDPNSRWTVRASQQVQRVDYTPYEGWSVTGRVVSVYLRGSRAYHRGVFEGQEPAGQYLLRRGRKEEE, encoded by the coding sequence ATGGGAATAGTCCTAAAAGGTGGTTTGGTGGCGTCCCCCAGCGGGGCGGCGAGGATGGATCTTCGGATTGAGGGTGAGCAAGTCCACTCCCTTGGTTTCGACCTGGAAAGGGAGGGGGATGAGGTGGTGGACTGCGGGGGCATGCTGATCCTGCCCGGCGGCGTGGATCCCCATACCCACTTTGACCTTCCCGCCGGGGACTTCAGGACCGCCGATGACTTCAAATCCGGCACCATGGCCGCCCTGGCGGGGGGTACCACCACCATAATCGACTATGCCACCCAGTTCAAGGGTGAGAGCCTTAGACAGGGCATCGAGGAATGGCACCGCCTTTCCCGGGGCAAGTGCCACTGTGACTACGGCTTCCACCTGGCGGTCACCGACTGGAACGATGAGGTGGAGAGGGAGCTGCCCCAGGTGGTCAAGGGGGGCATACCCTCCTTCAAGATGTACATGGCCTACAAGGGGCTCCTTCAGCTTGATGACGGGTCAATCATGAGGATGATGGAGCTCTTGAGGGATCTTGGGGGGGTGTTGTGCCTCCACTGCGAGAACGGGGATCTGGTGTCCTCCATGGGAGAGAGGTTGGCAAGGGAGGGCAGGCTCTCCCCCCGATACCATCCCCTGAGCAGGCCCTCCTTTGTGGAGTCCGAGGCGGTCTTTAGGGCCCTTACCATGGCGGAGGCGGTGCAAGCCCCCCTTTACGTGGTGCACGTGAGCTCCGCCAAGTCAATGGAGCACATAAGGGCCTTCAAAGAAAGGGGAAATCAAGTCTGGGCGGAGACCTGCGTTCAGTACCTCACCTTGGATGAGGGGCGGTACCTCTTGCCCGACGGGGATGCCTCCGCCTACGTCTGCTCCCCTCCCCTCAGGTCCAGAGGGGACGTGGAGGCCCTGTGGATGGACCTTGAGGGTGGATACGTGGACGTGGTGGCCACGGATCACTGTTCCTTCAATCTTATTGGTCACAAGGACAGGGGGCTCAAGGACTTCAGGCGCATTCCCAACGGGCTTCCCGGGGTGGAACATCGGCTTTCGATCCTGTATTCGGAGGGGGTCGAGGGGGGACGCATATCCCTGGGCACCTTCGTCAACGTGGTGTCCACATCTCCGGCCAAGATATTCGGTCTCTATCCCAGGAAGGGGATATTGTTGCCGGGCAGCGATGCGGACGTGGTGGTGTTCGATCCTAATAGCAGGTGGACCGTGAGGGCCTCTCAGCAGGTTCAAAGGGTGGACTACACGCCCTACGAGGGATGGAGCGTGACCGGCCGGGTGGTATCCGTGTACCTTCGGGGATCAAGGGCATATCACCGGGGGGTTTTCGAAGGCCAAGAACCTGCGGGGCAGTATCTATTGCGCCGCGGGCGGAAGGAGGAAGAGTAG
- a CDS encoding xanthine dehydrogenase family protein molybdopterin-binding subunit, giving the protein MTCKVVGTSVPRKDGIEKATGRAQFVADMKVPGCWEGAVIGSPVPHGLLKGFEKDPSFDWSKVVFLTAKDLKGKNFVHMVRDDFPILAEDRVTYATQGVALLAAPDEATLKAALKAVKPIIEPLTPVLSIEDSLAKVAIVWGEDNILDEYKIDRGDLEKGFAEADVIVEGTYRTGLHEHLYLETQGMLAIPHEDGTLDVVGSMQCPYYVHGALVQSLGWEPERIRVRQAATGGGFGGKEDFPSAIALWVANLALACGKPVRLIYDRSDDLKGTPKRHPSRTRIKAGVKKDGTLTALQIEFIMDGGAFTTMSRVVQQRGTLHAHGCYRVPNVSIHSLSVATNMVPSGAYRGFGAPQSIFAMERHMDKIAQVLGMDPLDVRLKNVLEVGDVMPCGQVLKESVHAKEALLRAAELSDYRRKREEYSKMTGRVRRGIGISLAMHGGGFTGAGESNMGTIVKIEFDGEIFKVHASSTDMGQGIATVHPMIAAEALHVPFEVVESPRPDTRVTPNSGPTVASRSTMYVGRVVQEAAKNMLKELEEFLKGKHGEVSFKDGVFLTPAGEMSVLDAAKACRAERGKLEVFGTLPPGCTGQWDQDAFRGEAYKAYSWIAQAIEVDVDTDTFEVQPVKATVVAEIGKAIHPVMVEGQIHGGLLQAIGWSHIEDMTLTPEGQISAEHLNAYLIPTTLDTPEWNVDVLEPASCPVGPHGAKGLGELPMDGGAPAFLAAVQHAVGVFGTEVPLTGEKLFKLLEEKGC; this is encoded by the coding sequence ATGACCTGCAAGGTTGTTGGGACCTCGGTCCCGCGGAAGGACGGCATTGAGAAGGCCACGGGCAGGGCTCAGTTCGTGGCGGACATGAAGGTGCCTGGCTGCTGGGAGGGGGCGGTGATAGGCTCCCCGGTACCCCACGGGTTGTTGAAGGGATTTGAGAAGGATCCTTCCTTTGACTGGTCCAAGGTGGTTTTCCTCACCGCCAAGGACCTCAAGGGCAAGAACTTCGTGCACATGGTGCGCGATGACTTCCCCATCCTGGCGGAGGATCGGGTGACCTACGCCACCCAGGGGGTGGCCCTTTTGGCGGCCCCTGACGAGGCCACTTTAAAGGCGGCTCTTAAGGCGGTGAAGCCCATCATAGAGCCCCTCACCCCGGTGCTCTCCATCGAGGACTCCCTTGCCAAGGTGGCCATAGTATGGGGAGAGGACAACATACTTGATGAGTACAAGATAGACCGGGGGGACCTGGAGAAGGGTTTTGCCGAGGCGGACGTTATAGTGGAGGGCACGTACAGGACCGGCCTTCACGAGCACCTTTACCTTGAGACCCAGGGCATGTTGGCCATCCCCCACGAGGACGGTACGTTGGATGTCGTGGGGTCCATGCAGTGCCCTTACTACGTGCACGGTGCGCTGGTCCAGTCCCTGGGCTGGGAGCCGGAGCGCATAAGGGTTCGCCAGGCGGCCACCGGTGGCGGTTTCGGCGGCAAGGAGGACTTTCCCTCCGCCATAGCCCTTTGGGTAGCCAACCTTGCCCTGGCCTGCGGCAAGCCCGTGAGGCTCATCTACGACCGCTCTGACGACCTCAAGGGCACTCCCAAGAGGCATCCCTCCCGGACCAGGATAAAGGCGGGGGTCAAGAAGGACGGCACCCTGACGGCCCTCCAGATCGAGTTCATCATGGATGGAGGGGCCTTCACCACCATGAGCCGGGTGGTTCAGCAGAGGGGTACCCTGCATGCCCATGGGTGTTATCGGGTGCCCAACGTTTCGATTCATTCCCTGTCGGTGGCCACCAACATGGTCCCCAGCGGTGCCTACCGAGGTTTCGGGGCGCCCCAGTCCATATTTGCCATGGAGCGTCACATGGACAAGATAGCCCAGGTACTGGGGATGGATCCGTTGGACGTGAGGCTCAAGAACGTCCTTGAGGTTGGGGATGTGATGCCCTGCGGCCAGGTCTTGAAGGAGTCGGTGCACGCCAAGGAGGCGCTGCTTAGGGCTGCGGAGCTTTCCGACTACCGGCGTAAGCGGGAGGAGTACTCCAAGATGACCGGCCGGGTTCGCCGGGGCATAGGCATAAGCCTTGCCATGCACGGCGGTGGTTTCACCGGGGCTGGGGAGAGCAACATGGGCACCATCGTAAAGATCGAGTTCGACGGGGAGATCTTCAAGGTTCACGCCAGCAGCACCGATATGGGGCAGGGTATAGCCACCGTGCATCCCATGATAGCCGCTGAGGCGCTTCACGTTCCATTTGAGGTGGTGGAGAGCCCGAGGCCCGATACCCGGGTGACCCCCAACAGCGGCCCCACCGTGGCCTCCAGGAGCACCATGTACGTTGGCAGGGTGGTGCAGGAGGCGGCGAAGAACATGCTCAAGGAGCTGGAGGAGTTCCTGAAGGGCAAGCATGGGGAAGTGTCCTTCAAGGACGGTGTGTTCCTGACCCCCGCTGGGGAGATGTCGGTTTTGGACGCCGCCAAGGCCTGCAGGGCCGAGAGGGGTAAGCTTGAGGTCTTCGGAACCCTTCCGCCGGGATGCACCGGCCAGTGGGATCAGGATGCCTTCCGGGGAGAGGCTTACAAGGCCTACTCCTGGATCGCCCAGGCCATAGAGGTGGACGTGGACACCGACACCTTTGAGGTGCAGCCCGTGAAGGCCACGGTCGTTGCGGAGATAGGTAAGGCCATCCATCCGGTCATGGTGGAGGGGCAGATACACGGCGGTCTCCTTCAGGCCATAGGCTGGAGCCACATAGAGGACATGACCCTTACTCCGGAGGGGCAGATATCCGCAGAGCACCTTAACGCCTATTTAATACCTACTACCCTGGATACCCCGGAGTGGAACGTGGACGTTTTGGAGCCCGCCAGCTGTCCGGTGGGTCCTCACGGGGCGAAGGGGCTGGGGGAGCTGCCAATGGACGGTGGGGCCCCGGCGTTCCTGGCGGCGGTTCAGCATGCGGTGGGGGTCTTTGGCACCGAGGTGCCCCTTACCGGGGAGAAGCTCTTCAAGCTTCTTGAAGAAAAGGGTTGCTAG